The following proteins come from a genomic window of Pocillopora verrucosa isolate sample1 chromosome 6, ASM3666991v2, whole genome shotgun sequence:
- the LOC131781620 gene encoding propionyl-CoA carboxylase beta chain, mitochondrial-like, which translates to MAMFTASRAGGLLKSFFPVSAGFISKTSGTSGAHFKKNAVFIRACSGSVLQRIEEKKEEAIVGGGQKRIDAQHRKGKLTARERVKLLCDPESFVEYDMFMEHNCTEFGMENQKFTGDSVVTGQGTINGRVCFIFSQDFTVFGGSLSSAHAKKICKVMDKAMLVGAPVIGLNDSGGARIQEGVESLAGYADIFQRNVMASGVIPQISLVMGPCAGGAVYSPAITDFTFMVKDTSYLFITGPDVVKTVTQEDVTQEELGGAKTHTSVSGVACGAFENDVEALAMIRDFFDFLPLSNKSPSPIRESDDPCDRIIPNLDTLVPFDSTKAYDILDVIYPIVDDGEFFEISPDYAKNIVVGFGRMNGRTVGVVGNQPTEAAGCLDINASVKGARFVRFCDAFNIPIITFVDVPGFLPGTHQEYGGIIRHGAKLLYAYAEATVPKITVITRKAYGGAYDVMSSKHLRGDFNYAWPTAEVAVMGAKGAVSIIFRGKENIEKYEAEYVDRFANPFPAATRGFVDDIIKPHMTRKRICRDLEVLATKKLENPWKKHGNIPL; encoded by the exons ATGGCTATGTTCACGGCCTCAAGGGCTGGTGGATTGCTGAAATCTTTTTTCCCCGTGTCTGCGGGGTTTATCAGCAAAACGTCTGGTACAAGTGGGGCccattttaagaaaaatgctgtttttattcGAGCTTGTTCTGGAAGCGTTCTACAGAGGATCgaagagaaaaaggaagagGCCATTGTTGGTGGGGGACAGAAAAGGATTGACGCTCAACATCGTAAA GGAAAACTAACTGCAAGAGAAAGAGTCAAGCTGTTGTGTGACCCAGAATCATTTGTTGAATATGACATGTTTATGGAACACAACTGTACTGAATTTGGAATGGAAAATCAAAAG TTTACTGGTGACAGTGTAGTTACTGGACAAGGAACAATCAATGGACGTGTTTGCTTTATCTTTAGTCAG GATTTCACCGTATTTGGTGGTAGCTTGTCAAGTGCTCATGCCAAAAAAATCTGCAAG GTGATGGACAAGGCCATGCTTGTTGGTGCGCCAGTGATTGGTTTGAATGACTCGGGTGGTGCTCGTATCCAGGAAGGTGTAGAGTCACTGGCTGGTTATGCTGATATTTTCCAGCGTAATGTGATGGCCTCAGGGGTTATTCCGCAGATCTCGCTTGTCATGGGACCCTGTGCAGGAGGTGCTGTGTATTCTCCAGCAATTACTGATTTCACTTTTATGGTCAAG GACACATCATATCTGTTCATTACTGGACCAGATGTAGTGAAG ACTGTCACACAAGAAGATGTCACTCAAGAGGAACTAGGAGGGGCTAAAACTCACACCTCTGTATCAG gaGTTGCTTGTGGGGCATTTGAAAATGATGTGGAAGCTTTGGCCAT GATTAGAGATTTCTTTGACTTCCTGCCTCTCAGTAACAAGAGCCCGTCTCCAATCCGTGAATCGGACGACCCATG TGACAGAATAATTCCCAACTTGGATACTCTTGTACCATTTGATTCCACCAAGGCTTATGACATACTAGATGTGATTTATCCG ATTGTAGATGACGGTGAATTCTTTGAGATCTCGCCTGATTATGCTAAAAACATTGTGGTTGGTTTTGGACGAATGAATGGACGCACTGTGGGAGTTGTTGGTAATCAACCTACAGAAGCAGCTG GTTGTTTGGACATCAACGCTTCTGTCAAGGGAGCGCGGTTCGTGCGTTTCTGTGATGCATTTAACATTCCCATCATCACGTTTGTAGATGTTCCCGGATTTCTTCCAG GAACACATCAGGAGTATGGAGGTATTATTCGCCATGGAGCAAAGCTATTATATGCGTATGCTGAAGCAACTGTACCTAAAATCACTGTTATCACCAGAAAA gCGTATGGCGGTGCATATGACGTTATGAGCTCTAAACATCTGCGGGGTGATTTCAACTATGCTTGGCCAACAGCGGAAGTAGCAGTTATGGGAGCTAAG GGTGCTGTGTCAATCATATTCAGGGGCAAAGAAAATATCG AAAAATATGAAGCTGAGTATGTGGACAGATTTGCTAATCCATTCCCGGCTGCAACAAGAG GATTTGTGGACGACATCATCAAGCCTCACATGACACGGAAAAGAATCTGCCGAGATTTGGAAGTACTTGCCACCAAGAAACTTGAAAACCCGTGGAAAAAACATGGAAATATTCCCTTGTAG
- the LOC131781621 gene encoding uncharacterized protein: protein MNATTLHVEACKCMLSLENDNQAVWDQMFHLLPKLRQALSCRVCRGLLIDPYGSHSCEHHVCKGCLRKKRALIPGCRWCTNLEKLTEDKQARILLACYQKLCEYVAQKAVGGQLLATQNGEYNKTLAIIKEAVTSPISLAHFQNQQEQAPVPANTTDSNSKISPSTSGNLNMATESRVTPVKLPPEIELLPPKRVTKLLSSPTGSDSQKEKKRKRKPFKGSYYNYGKKKKTVRLSANATNSFYNLGSEKNISTDFASLDFKTGDCPQKVIMEEEESGEIQVVDNVDPEPKPKIEQKQTVVVTPPGKHRKNKGKVKRCSCGMSSKLQSPRCVTTRCPCFSDEGSCELCPCLNCGNPFNNNNNNNKMQPDGKYPLKCVDEKSMLTSVE from the coding sequence ATGAACGCCACAACGCTACATGTTGAAGCGTGCAAATGCATGTTGTCACTTGAAAATGACAACCAAGCTGTTTGGGATCAGATGTTCCATTTGCTACCGAAGCTTCGCCAAGCCCTTTCATGTCGAGTGTGCCGCGGTTTATTGATCGACCCGTACGGATCTCACAGCTGTGAGCACCATGTCTGCAAAGGATGTCTACGGAAAAAACGGGCTTTGATACCTGGATGTCGGTGGTGTACAAACTTAGAAAAGCTAACGGAAGATAAACAGGCAAGAATTCTCTTAGCTTGTTATCAAAAGCTTTGCGAATACGTCGCTCAAAAGGCGGTTGGTGGACAATTACTTGCCACGCAAAATGGCGAGTATAACAAGACTTTAGCGATCATTAAAGAGGCGGTGACAAGTCCAATTTCACTCGCACACTTTCAGAATCAACAGGAACAAGCACCGGTACCCGCAAACACCACAGATTCAAATTCCAAAATTTCCCCTTCTACGAGCGGGAATTTGAACATGGCGACCGAGTCACGTGTCACACCAGTCAAACTTCCGCCGGAAATAGAACTGCTCCCTCCAAAACGAGTTACTAAGTTGTTGTCTTCTCCGACAGGAAGTGACAgtcagaaagaaaagaaaaggaagaggaAACCTTTCAAAGGAAGTTATTACAATtatgggaaaaagaaaaaaactgtcagGCTCAGTGCAAATGCAACAAattctttttataatttagggagtgagaaaaatatttctacaGATTTTGCTTCTCTGGATTTTAAAACTGGAGATTGTCCACAAAAAGTTATTATGGAAGAAGAGGAAAGTGGAGAGATTCAAGTTGTTGATAATGTTGATCCTGAACCAAAGCCTAAGattgaacaaaaacaaactgttgtgGTGACTCCTCCTGGAAAACACCgaaagaacaaaggaaaggtGAAGAGGTGTTCTTGTGGTATGTCATCCAAGCTTCAAAGCCCAAGGTGTGTTACCACGCGCTGCCCTTGCTTCAGTGATGAAGGATCATGTGAACTCTGCCCTTGTTTAAATTGTGGTAATCCctttaacaacaacaataataacaacaaaatgcagcCAGATGGAAAATATCCATTGAAGTGTGTAGATGAAAAGAGCATGCTGACTTCTGTAGAATGA